One Yimella lutea DNA window includes the following coding sequences:
- a CDS encoding ABC transporter ATP-binding protein: MSEQAPPKTTWRPQRTQNDPPGYDPENKLTWQDYDFPTVPGTVEWKTPVGEPVITVDNLGIEFLRGRKRNLSLREIIFTGKSAHDRETFWALRDINFTVGRGEAVGLVGGNGGGKSTLLKLIAGTLLPDEGSASVTEGVAPLIELTGGFIGDLSARENIYLTAGLHGMSREQVDERFDEIVDFAGPAVRDGLDVPYRHFSSGMQVRLGFAVITCLDEPIILVDEVLAVGDAAFRNKCYTRMENLLDQGRTLFLVSHSEGDLLRFCTRGLYLKDGGLEMDGPMEDVVEKYMSDLMGKDHHKQSDAARDEARLKRQDSRVRRRLQRDAERAQKSAGASTDSTAAAKG, from the coding sequence ATGAGCGAACAGGCACCGCCGAAGACGACCTGGCGCCCGCAACGGACCCAGAACGACCCGCCCGGGTACGACCCCGAGAACAAACTGACCTGGCAGGACTACGACTTCCCGACCGTCCCCGGCACCGTCGAGTGGAAGACCCCGGTCGGCGAGCCGGTCATCACGGTCGACAACCTCGGTATCGAGTTCCTGCGCGGACGCAAGCGGAATCTGTCGCTGCGCGAGATCATCTTCACCGGCAAGAGCGCGCACGATCGGGAGACCTTCTGGGCGCTGCGCGACATCAACTTCACCGTCGGTCGCGGTGAGGCGGTCGGTCTGGTCGGCGGAAACGGTGGAGGCAAGTCGACTCTGTTGAAGCTCATCGCCGGCACGCTGTTGCCGGACGAAGGCAGCGCCTCGGTCACCGAGGGCGTGGCACCGTTAATCGAGTTGACCGGTGGATTCATCGGCGACCTCTCGGCACGCGAGAACATCTACCTCACCGCCGGTCTGCACGGGATGAGTCGCGAGCAGGTGGACGAGCGGTTCGACGAGATCGTCGACTTCGCCGGGCCGGCGGTACGTGACGGACTCGATGTGCCCTACCGGCACTTCAGTTCGGGCATGCAGGTGCGGTTGGGGTTCGCGGTGATCACCTGTCTGGACGAGCCGATCATCTTGGTCGACGAGGTGCTGGCAGTCGGAGACGCCGCATTCCGGAACAAGTGCTACACGCGCATGGAGAACCTGCTTGACCAGGGACGCACACTGTTCCTTGTGTCGCACTCCGAAGGCGATCTGCTGCGCTTTTGCACTCGTGGGCTCTACCTCAAGGACGGCGGCCTCGAGATGGACGGTCCCATGGAGGACGTCGTCGAGAAATACATGTCCGACCTGATGGGCAAGGATCACCACAAGCAGAGCGACGCCGCCCGCGACGAGGCTCGGCTGAAACGTCAGGACAGCCGTGTTCGCCGACGTCTGCAGCGCGATGCCGAGCGGGCTCAGAAGTCCGCAGGAGCATCCACCGACTCCACGGCTGCCGCGAAGGGCTGA
- a CDS encoding glycosyltransferase family 2 protein codes for MPILDEEPYLQESVDAVLAQRWDGPIEVILALGPSTDRTDEVAARIAAQDDRVRLVSNPSGRTPDALNAAIAHARYDIVARVDGHGVLSSDYLVTAARTLQDTGAANVGGIMDAVGRTPFEKAVAVAMKSKLGVGGAKFKLGGEAGAAETVYLGVFRRHWLTAVGGYDSRFSRAQDWEMNYRIRQRGGLVWFTPAMRVAYRPRPNVRRLARQYYEYGQWRRVVARTHEGSINARYLAPPVALAAIAVGTVGGFVWRPLWAIPGGYAAAIGAGGLAISSDESAEVRVRVPVVLATMHMAWGYGFLTSRIRIDEPDAMSDTSLGERPGDTGRAD; via the coding sequence ATGCCCATCCTCGACGAGGAGCCGTATCTGCAGGAGTCGGTCGACGCGGTGCTCGCACAGCGGTGGGACGGCCCGATCGAGGTGATCCTGGCGCTCGGTCCCTCGACCGACCGCACCGACGAGGTGGCCGCGCGCATCGCGGCGCAGGACGATCGAGTCCGCCTCGTGTCCAACCCCAGCGGACGTACCCCGGACGCGCTCAACGCGGCCATCGCCCACGCCCGTTACGACATCGTCGCCCGGGTCGACGGCCACGGCGTGCTGTCGTCCGACTACCTCGTGACCGCCGCACGCACCCTGCAGGACACCGGGGCTGCGAACGTCGGCGGAATCATGGACGCAGTCGGGCGCACTCCGTTCGAGAAGGCCGTCGCAGTCGCGATGAAGAGCAAGCTCGGCGTCGGCGGGGCGAAGTTCAAGCTCGGTGGGGAGGCCGGAGCAGCCGAGACCGTCTACCTGGGCGTCTTCCGGCGGCACTGGTTGACCGCGGTCGGCGGTTACGACTCGCGATTCAGCAGGGCCCAGGACTGGGAGATGAACTACCGCATCCGGCAGCGTGGCGGCCTGGTGTGGTTCACGCCCGCGATGCGGGTGGCCTACCGTCCACGCCCCAACGTGCGGCGGTTGGCGCGGCAGTACTACGAGTACGGCCAGTGGCGCCGTGTCGTGGCCCGTACCCACGAGGGATCCATCAACGCCCGCTACCTCGCCCCACCGGTTGCGCTCGCCGCGATCGCAGTGGGAACCGTCGGCGGTTTCGTCTGGCGTCCGCTCTGGGCGATCCCGGGCGGGTACGCAGCGGCGATCGGGGCCGGCGGTCTGGCGATCTCGTCCGACGAATCCGCCGAGGTGCGGGTCCGCGTCCCGGTCGTGCTCGCCACGATGCACATGGCGTGGGGCTACGGCTTCCTGACCAGCCGCATCCGGATCGATGAACCCGACGCGATGTCGGACACCTCACTCGGCGAGCGTCCGGGCGACACCGGCCGCGCGGACTAG
- a CDS encoding LLM class F420-dependent oxidoreductase has protein sequence MRFGMFIPQGWRLDLVGIDPADQWKTMSDLARRLDRNDAWESLWVYDHFHTTPDPLPEATHEAWTLMSAFAAITDRVRLGQMCTCMSYREPTYLAKVAATVDVISGGRVEMGIGGGWYEHEWRAYGYGFPSAGDRLGRLREGVEIFRQMWTTGSATLDGKHYQVDGALCHPQPLQTTSAENRIPMWIAGGGEKVTLKIAAKYADYTNFDGSLDGFKNKSSVLEGHCKDIGRDFSAITRSANYNVMIGENDAQVQDRLAFYEDLMIKGGLPKERAAEMRANMATQPAVGTPEQIVAMFEQLQDAGMTYAVTYFAEAAYDTSGIELFEREVIPALAAK, from the coding sequence ATGCGTTTCGGCATGTTCATCCCGCAGGGCTGGCGGCTCGACCTGGTCGGCATCGACCCGGCCGACCAATGGAAGACGATGTCGGATCTTGCTCGGCGGCTCGACCGGAACGATGCCTGGGAGTCGCTGTGGGTGTACGACCACTTCCACACCACCCCGGACCCGCTGCCGGAGGCCACCCATGAGGCCTGGACGCTGATGTCCGCCTTCGCCGCGATCACCGACCGGGTGCGCCTGGGTCAGATGTGCACCTGTATGAGTTATCGCGAGCCGACCTATCTGGCAAAGGTCGCCGCAACCGTCGATGTGATCTCCGGCGGACGGGTGGAGATGGGTATCGGTGGCGGCTGGTACGAGCACGAATGGCGTGCGTATGGCTACGGATTCCCTTCTGCAGGAGACCGATTGGGTCGGTTGCGCGAGGGTGTCGAGATCTTCCGGCAGATGTGGACGACGGGCTCGGCGACGCTCGACGGCAAGCACTACCAGGTCGACGGCGCCCTCTGCCACCCGCAACCGTTGCAGACCACCAGCGCCGAGAATCGCATCCCGATGTGGATCGCCGGCGGTGGCGAGAAGGTCACGCTGAAGATTGCCGCGAAGTACGCCGATTACACCAACTTCGACGGCAGCCTCGATGGCTTCAAGAACAAGTCGTCCGTGCTCGAAGGTCACTGCAAGGACATCGGCCGTGACTTCTCGGCGATCACGCGATCGGCCAACTACAACGTGATGATCGGCGAGAACGACGCCCAGGTGCAGGACCGTCTGGCGTTCTACGAGGACCTCATGATCAAGGGCGGTCTGCCGAAGGAGCGCGCCGCCGAGATGCGGGCGAACATGGCGACCCAGCCCGCCGTCGGCACACCGGAGCAGATCGTGGCCATGTTCGAGCAACTGCAGGACGCGGGCATGACCTACGCCGTCACCTACTTCGCCGAGGCCGCCTACGACACCAGCGGCATCGAACTGTTCGAACGCGAGGTCATCCCCGCCCTCGCCGCGAAGTAG
- a CDS encoding TIGR03089 family protein, protein MKLARILPRLVQRDATAPAVTYYDDASGERIELSAKVVAMWASKGSHWLTDEMLVDPGGRVHLDLPARHWRAIYWAFAVWSIGAEVSTTEADSDATVSMHGVGDLVEPVASLAASDLAGFPDQFGPSIEAAPDDLALDGRTFADVLPAVPASERVMLVDTDAGETLRIAASTLAAAGSVVLVRNEDESRRARRVLDEGVDRVVSVSPG, encoded by the coding sequence CGCCACCGCCCCGGCGGTGACCTACTACGACGACGCGTCCGGTGAGCGCATCGAACTGTCGGCGAAGGTGGTGGCGATGTGGGCCTCGAAGGGGTCTCACTGGCTCACCGACGAGATGCTCGTCGATCCGGGCGGACGGGTCCACCTCGACCTGCCGGCCCGGCACTGGCGGGCGATCTACTGGGCGTTCGCTGTCTGGTCGATCGGTGCCGAGGTGTCCACGACCGAGGCCGACAGCGACGCAACCGTCTCCATGCATGGCGTCGGCGACCTGGTCGAGCCGGTGGCGTCACTGGCTGCCAGTGACCTCGCCGGCTTTCCCGACCAGTTCGGTCCCTCGATCGAGGCAGCACCGGACGACCTGGCCCTCGATGGCCGGACCTTTGCGGATGTCCTTCCTGCCGTGCCGGCATCCGAGCGAGTGATGCTCGTGGACACTGATGCCGGCGAGACGCTCCGCATCGCCGCAAGCACCCTTGCGGCAGCAGGCTCTGTTGTTCTCGTACGCAATGAGGACGAGTCGCGTCGTGCTCGACGGGTTCTCGATGAAGGCGTGGACCGTGTCGTGAGTGTTTCGCCGGGCTGA
- a CDS encoding ABC transporter permease codes for MSRLERIWDHRKVLGTLVRRDLRVRYARSFLGYIWTLIDPLASALVYGFVFGIIYSTRGVSSSQGAPFVLFLVAGLLAWNWFNTCVNESSRALYAERLLVRSTNLPRELWVIRVVLSKGIEFLLSLPILVGFMAYFAVMHPDQTHLNWRIVYWIPAIAMLLILNIGVGLVLAPLTALVDDVVRLVRIALRLLFYLTPIVYSVHLLEEKAPWARPIQQLNPLTAINDMFRLGFLGPEQHPDYLAWAAGTVISISWLIVGMWVFRKLEPAVLKEI; via the coding sequence ATGAGCCGTCTCGAGCGCATTTGGGACCACCGCAAAGTGCTGGGCACGCTGGTGCGCCGCGACCTACGAGTGCGCTATGCCCGCAGTTTCCTGGGCTACATCTGGACCCTGATCGACCCGCTGGCGAGCGCTCTCGTCTACGGCTTCGTTTTCGGGATCATCTACAGCACCCGGGGTGTCTCTTCCAGCCAAGGAGCACCGTTCGTGCTGTTCCTGGTGGCGGGTCTGTTGGCCTGGAACTGGTTCAACACGTGCGTGAATGAGAGTTCTCGTGCCCTCTATGCCGAACGTCTGCTGGTGCGTTCGACCAACCTGCCCCGCGAATTGTGGGTGATCCGGGTGGTGTTGTCGAAGGGGATCGAGTTCCTGCTCTCGTTGCCGATCCTGGTCGGCTTCATGGCCTACTTCGCGGTCATGCATCCGGACCAGACCCACCTCAACTGGCGGATCGTGTACTGGATCCCGGCGATCGCGATGCTGTTGATCCTCAACATCGGAGTCGGTCTGGTTCTGGCTCCGCTCACCGCCCTGGTGGACGATGTCGTACGGCTTGTCCGGATCGCCTTACGTTTGTTGTTCTACCTGACGCCGATCGTCTACTCGGTGCATCTGCTGGAGGAGAAGGCCCCGTGGGCTCGACCGATTCAGCAACTGAACCCGCTCACGGCGATCAACGACATGTTCCGGCTCGGTTTTCTCGGACCGGAACAACACCCTGACTATCTCGCGTGGGCGGCCGGCACTGTCATCTCGATCAGTTGGTTGATCGTTGGTATGTGGGTGTTCCGGAAACTGGAACCTGCGGTCCTGAAGGAGATCTGA
- a CDS encoding acyl-CoA dehydrogenase family protein: MSANTDFDLFKISEDHEALREAVRAVADAKIAPHAAEVDEKSEFPQAALDALVAADFHAPHVAEEYDGVGADALATCIVIEEVARACASSSLIPAVNKLGSMPVILGASEEVKAKYLPPMARGEAMFSYGLSEREAGSDTASMKCRAKKDGDSFVLNGQKSWITNAGVSQFYTVLAVTDPDGERGRNITAFVVEKDDEGFGFGEPERKLGIKGSPTRELHFDNCRIPADRMVGAEGEGLKIALRTLDHTRVTIGAQAVGIAQGALDYALGYVKERKQFGKAIAEFQGLQFMLGDMAMKLEAARQMVYVAAAKSERGDADLPFFGAAAKCFASDVAMEVTTDAVQLLGGAGYVKDHPVERMMRDAKITQIYEGTNQIQRMVMARQLLKK, encoded by the coding sequence GTGAGCGCAAACACTGACTTCGATCTGTTCAAGATCTCCGAGGACCACGAAGCCCTGCGTGAGGCGGTGCGTGCCGTTGCCGACGCGAAGATCGCCCCGCACGCGGCCGAGGTCGACGAGAAGAGCGAGTTCCCGCAGGCGGCGCTCGATGCCCTCGTCGCGGCCGACTTCCACGCCCCGCACGTCGCCGAGGAGTACGACGGCGTAGGTGCCGATGCACTGGCGACCTGCATCGTGATCGAGGAGGTCGCACGTGCGTGTGCGTCGAGCTCGCTCATCCCGGCGGTGAACAAGCTGGGCTCGATGCCGGTCATTCTCGGTGCGTCCGAAGAGGTCAAGGCCAAGTACCTGCCGCCGATGGCCCGCGGCGAAGCGATGTTCTCCTACGGACTGTCCGAGCGTGAGGCGGGCTCGGACACCGCGTCCATGAAGTGCCGTGCCAAGAAGGACGGCGACTCATTCGTCCTCAACGGGCAGAAGTCGTGGATCACCAACGCCGGTGTCTCGCAGTTCTACACGGTGCTCGCGGTGACCGACCCCGACGGCGAGCGGGGACGCAACATCACCGCGTTCGTGGTCGAGAAGGACGACGAGGGCTTCGGGTTCGGCGAACCCGAGCGCAAGCTCGGCATCAAGGGTTCGCCCACCCGTGAACTGCACTTCGACAACTGCCGCATCCCGGCCGACCGCATGGTCGGTGCTGAGGGCGAGGGTCTGAAGATCGCGCTGCGAACGCTCGACCACACCCGCGTCACCATCGGTGCGCAGGCCGTCGGCATCGCCCAGGGCGCCCTGGACTACGCACTCGGCTACGTCAAGGAGCGCAAGCAGTTCGGCAAGGCCATCGCCGAGTTCCAGGGGTTGCAGTTCATGCTCGGCGACATGGCGATGAAGCTCGAGGCCGCGCGCCAGATGGTCTACGTCGCTGCCGCGAAGTCGGAGCGGGGCGACGCCGACCTGCCGTTCTTCGGTGCCGCCGCCAAGTGCTTCGCGTCCGACGTCGCGATGGAGGTCACGACCGACGCCGTCCAGCTGCTCGGTGGCGCCGGCTACGTCAAGGACCACCCCGTCGAGCGGATGATGCGCGACGCCAAGATCACCCAGATCTACGAGGGCACCAACCAGATCCAGCGCATGGTGATGGCCCGTCAGCTGCTCAAGAAGTAG
- a CDS encoding LCP family protein → MPDEDDALTFDTRPGSSRRPRRRPSQDESRAIPVERNGAGSGNGPATARMPQRPQRPQQARPDRGRADRAPGDDSTQVLPAAGGPHQNARPSAQRDPDSARRFAAAGGRPGPDDTQRLPVGGRRPAGPAQGARPGSRQGPPGPPPGGPGYGGRPPRDGNGETGPGRPRRKRRWVKWLMIPLLIIALWVGGLLWAANSAWNNVQKLDALPAGQRPSDGKGKNYVLVGSDSRAGLTSEEASRLGTGGSNIEGKRTDSIMILHLPDSGGPTLVSVPRDSWVAVPGHRKNKINASYAIGGPKLLMETVEQSTGLRMDGYMEIGFGGFANVVDAVGGVRMCLERPMKDEKAHIDLPAGCQDLDGKNALGYVRARYSDPLGDLGRVTRQRQFLSALMNKVASPGNLLVPWNLKGVGESGAQGLAVDNDMGPITAVKIAWALKNVTSSGQSVQIPVANSAYPTYAGEAVLWDDAKAKELFDALNNDRSPNVAP, encoded by the coding sequence GTGCCTGACGAAGACGATGCCCTGACTTTCGACACGCGGCCCGGCTCATCCCGCCGGCCGCGGCGGCGCCCGTCCCAGGACGAGTCTCGTGCAATCCCGGTGGAACGCAACGGTGCCGGCTCCGGCAACGGACCCGCGACCGCCCGCATGCCACAGCGGCCACAGCGACCACAGCAGGCCCGTCCCGACCGGGGACGTGCCGACCGTGCCCCTGGGGACGACTCCACCCAGGTGCTGCCTGCGGCCGGCGGCCCACACCAGAATGCCCGCCCGTCGGCTCAGCGTGACCCGGACTCGGCCCGCCGTTTCGCCGCGGCGGGCGGGCGCCCCGGTCCCGACGACACCCAGCGACTCCCGGTCGGCGGACGACGTCCCGCCGGACCCGCGCAGGGCGCACGGCCAGGATCACGCCAAGGCCCTCCCGGACCGCCGCCCGGTGGCCCCGGGTACGGCGGACGTCCACCGCGTGACGGCAACGGTGAGACAGGACCGGGACGCCCGCGCCGCAAACGCCGCTGGGTCAAGTGGCTGATGATCCCGTTGCTGATCATCGCGCTATGGGTCGGTGGCCTGCTGTGGGCGGCGAACAGTGCATGGAACAACGTGCAGAAGCTGGACGCTCTCCCGGCCGGTCAGCGTCCATCGGATGGCAAGGGCAAGAACTACGTCCTGGTGGGTTCGGACTCCCGAGCGGGTCTGACCAGCGAGGAAGCCTCCCGGCTGGGCACCGGCGGCAGCAACATCGAGGGCAAACGCACCGACTCGATCATGATCCTGCACCTACCCGACAGCGGCGGTCCGACCTTGGTCTCGGTACCGCGCGACAGTTGGGTCGCGGTACCCGGTCATCGCAAGAACAAGATCAACGCGTCCTACGCCATCGGCGGCCCGAAGCTGTTGATGGAGACCGTCGAGCAGTCCACCGGTCTGCGGATGGACGGTTACATGGAGATCGGCTTCGGCGGGTTCGCCAACGTGGTGGACGCCGTCGGCGGGGTGCGGATGTGCTTGGAGCGTCCGATGAAGGACGAGAAGGCGCACATCGACCTGCCGGCCGGCTGCCAGGACCTCGACGGCAAGAACGCACTCGGGTACGTCCGCGCCCGCTACTCCGACCCGCTCGGCGACCTCGGCCGGGTGACGCGTCAGCGTCAGTTCCTTTCCGCCCTGATGAACAAGGTCGCCTCCCCCGGCAACCTGCTCGTGCCGTGGAACCTCAAGGGCGTCGGCGAGTCCGGTGCGCAGGGTCTTGCTGTCGACAACGACATGGGGCCGATCACCGCCGTGAAGATCGCGTGGGCGTTGAAGAACGTCACCTCCTCCGGCCAGTCGGTGCAGATTCCCGTGGCGAACTCCGCCTACCCGACCTACGCCGGGGAAGCCGTGCTCTGGGACGACGCGAAGGCCAAGGAGCTCTTCGACGCTCTGAACAACGACCGCTCCCCCAACGTCGCTCCCTGA